One Arachis hypogaea cultivar Tifrunner chromosome 18, arahy.Tifrunner.gnm2.J5K5, whole genome shotgun sequence genomic window, tcatgcaaattattgttgatttttgaatattattctataaataaattatttttttaagataataagacTATAATTTACTTGTCTAGAAATTATGATTTCACTATCATGCacgtttttgtgtttttacttatcaactagaatttattttttaatgaaattagaatttattttcaataaaacaaaagtatctaatcaaaatattaatttggactccttaaataattgaacataatattattaattttgtctacaacaaaaaattttaataatttttttttaaaataaaattgattcaaaaatagagaaaaaaaagaacaactaatgaaaatatttattttgacattGCCATCAAGAATATGATAGCCAtagaaaaaattcaaccaaataaAAAGGACCTAACTCATACAATTAAACTACCATCATATCATCGCAATAAACTATAACATTACCAACTAAAGAGAcatataataaatatgaaagataTCATGCCAAAATTTCAACAATGCTCATGCTATCAACTAGTCTACGTTATACCATAATTACATTTTTATCTTCCATCACATGAAATTGCCATGAATTATCTTGGCATTTATGATCTTGAACATCAAAATGGTGTGATGACATAAATATGTacgtatttattaaataattttcatcattcacggaggaatgaataaaaacataaattaagaaatacATTTGAAAcaataaatttgattaagaaatataaataaaaggaacataccTAATTGAAAGTTTCATATCAGTTCTGAAAAGGGATTGAAAGAGAACGAATTTTACATGCGAAACGAAGAAGGAAGGAATAAAAGTAACTGTTTGGTCTAATTCAaaccgatttttttaaataaaccatttatataaaataacacgTGTCAGCCATCCGGAAGCAACTTCACCTGCAGTTGACTGCAGGTGAGTTTCTGCCTTCAACAAAACTGCTAACTCCTAGACTTTCTCCAATAACAAAAAGCAAAAAAGGTAGTTTATGGATAAAATTGAACCAATGAATAAATTAGAAGggttaagagaaaaaataaataattaaactatgcAAAGTAAAACTGCTTTTTTGCACTATAAActaagaataaatgaccatttataCCATAACAGATGAAAATGACACGTAGAATACTTTTGTCACATGGAGGGAATCTTGTGTGGGTACAGTGTATTCATTTTTTATGAATACGAATGGTCATTTATtcataaactaatttaattttattttatttttaaattctatctAATCTaaattatgattaaaaattaattaattaattattaatcggAATTCACACAATGACCTTGTAAAATAAGACTCACATCTCACACCTTAACTATAggttaaaattatcaattttaaaattttttactaatagtAATTATACTTGTTAGCTAAACCCTTAGTTTTTAACATCTATCACATAAATATATGTACAGTATTATTTATTACGTAAATATATGGCTACAATTACTTTCTTTCTTTAAAATCTTGTTTCTTCTTTATTCTAATAAATTCTCCTTTGTTTCTTTGTAAAATCTAAGAATTATGCTAACGCTATGCTTCACAGATACTAAAATTGAGCAAAATACAACTCTTGAGAAAAGCGATTCTACTTTCTACGTGGTTGGTGACTCGTTATCACAAATTCGGAATCATGATGGGAACTTACCTTACATGCCTATGGCAATAAATTGGCCTTTTTTAAACCATTTCTTTAATTGGTTAAAACTCAACGACCGATTGAGATTATGGCATCGTTGTCACTAGCTGTCAGACTTGGTACTTTCCATGCACCACTCACTGTTTTAACTTAGTAAATTCATTCCTATCGGAAAAATGAATTGGATGATGTTAATCATTAAGATACATAAACAACAATGGTAAGAGATTTCTTTCTGCTTGAAAATTTTAAACCCGGGTAACTGAGGCTTCATGTTTTGGTCCGCAATATTTGATCTGCCAAATCTCAACTTCATGTCCTCTTTCATACTCTCTAACATATTGTGGAATTTGAGACATGTCTATCAGCTTCCCAACAAAGTTACTCATGCTTACAGACTCAAGGCCTTCTTCATTTTCTGCAATAAATCATGTGCATTAAGCATTGCATAAACTCGGTAATTACATCAGCTTAAAACTCaaagtgcattaaaaaaaaaatatggatTCCACTATGAGCTTACCATCCTCATTCTTGAAGTAGTTTCGAAAATGTGAATATCCATTTGCAACTATGTCAAGGTCAGAAAGACTGAAGTTGTAGCGCTTTTCCAATGCCAAGTATAACACCTAAATAATAGATGGAGCAAGTCAAGCAATTTGAAAACCTTGACATGTGAAATCCCTCAAACTCAAAAATGGGGCCAATCAAACAGAATTTGCATATAGAAGCAGTGAGAACATAAACCTTTTTTGAGCCCTTTGACATTAATCCCTCTACGGTGCTGAAGAATGCGTCGGTAAGGTCATCACTGTAAATAACATCAGCTGCCaccaacaaagtagcattctCTGCATCTTCAATCTCGCCAGACGTCCAAGAATAACTGCATGATGAAGCCATAAAGTGACTGTGATGTGCATTTGATATGTAATTGATCTAAAGTTAGTTATGTTCATCCAAGGTATCCTTAACCAAaggaaaaatattgaaaaacatATAGAGACTCATAGTTGCCTGGAAACtaattcattaaaataaaaaactttaccTTGGTGTGCAAGGATCCTCTCCTATTCTTGGTTGTGGAGGCCAGCAATTGAACCAATCAAGCTCTCGTACATGAATTGCAGCTTGATAATTCAATAATCCAAAATTAAGCTCAACATTCTTTGCACAGTTTTCAAGAATTTCAGTACCCCGGTCTGAAAGATGCAATTACACAAGACAATCAAACTTAAGATTACAACAATTTCAACCAAATTAAGGAAATAAACAACATACATGCATGGATGGCACTAAAGTAAAAGGAGGCACATTACCTGTTAGGAACACTGTATTTGCAACACGTGAAAGTAATAAACCCACCAAACCTGGAAAAGGATTTGAAAGCTTGAaatcataaacataaagcatcacATACATAATCAACCACGATAGTGATTCAAGTAGTAATAGCTTTTATTCAGGGTTTATAATtgcaaaatcatataaaaaaggAGCCTAATTGGGAAAGTCAAGAAGAGAATTAGTGAAAATACCGGTTCCAGCACCAAGTTCCAATGCAACAACTCCACGGAATTCAGATGAACATAATGCTTTATGCAATATGAAATCAGATAATACCAATTCAGCTCTCCATAcctgaaaaataaaacaataaattataaaacaagagaaaagaaaaaggataaaAATGAAGTTAGTATTAACTATAAAGTAATTAGTGTTTACCTGGAGACCAACATTGGGAATTGAAGAAGTGATATTATGGCGGATTCTGATTCTCACAGTGCTGCTTCTACGAAGAAGGAGGTCACCATCTTCATCAAATTGCAGACTCTCACATGCCACTGATTCTTCTTCTTTGCGCTGTGGAAACGGAACAAGACGAACGGTGAATGTTGAAATATGAGGATCTGAGAGACCAGGTGGGCATCCTAAGTGGACCTCGCTCATCACGTGCTCCTCCTCCATCTCCATTCTTCTACAACCAGTCCACCGCGCTAACTTGCCTCCGCATAAGATGGTGTCTTTTGGGCCGATCCATTCTCATTTTGGGCCGTAACGGACCGGCCCAATGACTTTGAAGGAGTATGCCTATTCTCAAGGAATACCCGCACTTGATTCTAATCACTACTCATGCTTTTAATTAGTCACTCTAACTTCTAAATTACTACAATGTTTTTCTAATTATTGCATTCATCAATAATTAGAGTGTGATGTACACCCGAGTATATGTGTATAATTGTCCAATCTATAACTAATGAATTATTGAATTCACTCGTCTATCTAAACAAATATAAGGATTAATTTCAATTGACtttttaaaaatgtatttttttaattttaatagacaaaaataaaagatgtCTTTTACTTCTCCTTTTTTAAAAAAGCAAAGTAATATTAGTATTTAGACAAAAAATCATTATTAAAAAGTCATATTATGAGATTGTTGCTGcacacttttattttttatcaactcAAATAAGATAAATCTCCAAATCTTGATATTTTTTAGAGATAATTGAACTGGAATTGTGTGTCACTGAGTATATCATCATTCCACTCCGTGATCAATGGTGGTGTTATGTTACTACCGTTGATAGAAAGGGAGCAGTAAGCATGCTAATCTTGCGAAATAGCCTCTCATGAAACTCTATTGGGTGAGTTTGAAAGAAGAGGTAAGAATGGGAAAAGAAAATGTCAAAAGAAAGAttagggatagaaagaaaatGGCAAAATTGGATTGGATttcaatttacaatttttttaatttaattcacaaCTTGATTACTCTTCACGTTCACCCGCGCCATGTAGAAAATCTAATGTCCTAGGCTGCTCAAGGTGTGATGTTGGTGGTTTGATGAAACGAAAGAGATTAAGAGAGGGAGAAAAATAAGTTCTTCTCATTattgaagagaatgaaaaatttccttagaaaatattttttaagttattatatcttatatactatgtactctcactaaaaaaataattacacgaAAAATTCtcttagaaaatatttgttgagttattacaccttatatactatgtactctttatgtactctcactaaaaaaataattacaatagtaagcctattattaataaaaaaagtaatcTAGGTAACACAGGGCACTAGCATACCAAGAAGTCTCGCTAGTTGCCGGGGGAGAGTGCGGGTTCACTGCCGTGATTTCCTGTCGTGCTGTCTCGCTCCCTGCCATCCCTGGGCCTCCCGTTGTTTCTTCCGCTTCGAAGTATCTTACAATGGCGTTGGCCATGCGATGGGTATAAATTTCCAAAAGCAAACCTGCTAAAGCAGCGAAAGCAATACTATATTCGAATAGTGGAGGAAGAGACGGAAAACAGGAACTCCACTCGATTCTTCGTCTGGAGCCAGCCAGCAACTGAGTTACAGTGCAAAAGGGGATAGTAAATTAAATAGCGCAATTCTTCAAGGCGTGTGTTACACACATTTTCCTTTAGGCTTAATTCGCCCCCACCAATATACAATGGTGTGTAAAATAGGTTACTGGCGAATTTCCTGTATGATACAATGAAGAACACTTAACTTGTTTATGTACTTATACAGTTAAGTCTCACACTAAATGATAATTTATAGAATAATATTCTCTGTTCTTTCTTTTGCGCATAAAGAAAGTGTTGAGATGGATTATCCAGCAAttataaaaatgagaaaaatttaTAGAGACGGAGTACATGTAACATGCAGCTACATACTTAATAAATACAGCTTTTCAAATAGTTACAACCTTTCAACAGATATAACTATTCAAATAGTTACAACCTTTTAACCAATATAATCTTTTGAATAAGTCACAACCCTATCAAGAGATGTAACTCTTCAAAATAACTTTTcacatcttttaaaaatatatctcaCACTTTTCTGGAGGAGGCGCGGACAAAACAATGAGTACTCCCACTGAGATAAAAAATCTCTCATTCACGTATATGCTAAAGTATGAGGTTATACTCAGGAGAATGCTTTTTAAGATCAAAATTTAATCGCTCTAATCTATCCTTCAGCAAAAAAAATTTACTCTCATTATTTTTGTTTCGGGGTCAATGACAAGATACAGTTTAtacctattaaaaaaaataaataaaaaaataaataaaataaataaaaaagcaaaTCAAAACGTTCCAGAACAATTGATTCACCGAGATACCCTGGCACTAAAGGAAATAAGTCGAGTAGTAAGaaatgagattaatgaatgcagATGGGCTTAAAGTTTTGGGCAAAATTAGGGATTGATGCACAGTGCAACAGACGCAGTAATGGATAAGGTAGAGCCATTCCCAAATATTTTAAAGGAGtaatattttaaagttttttaatttatatttagttAACATTGTGATTTTGTTCTAAGTgcacatattaataataatattaattaataaaatttgtataaaaaatataaaatataaaattttatttaatatattatttatttatttatttattaaaataaaaattaaaatttttactaataataataattttaatatataattttaagacatatattaattaaattatatttttaagacaTATAATTCTTTGCGCTGTGGAAATGGAACAAGACGAACGGAACCGTGAATGTTGAATTATGAGGATCTGAAAGACCAGGTGGGCATCCTAAGTGGACCTCGCTCATCACGTGCTCCTCCTCCATCTGCATTCTTCTGCCACCGGTCCACCACGCAAACTTGCCTCCGCATAAGATGGTATCCTTTGGGCCGCTCCATTCTGATTTTGGGCCGTAACGGACCGGCCCAATGGTTTTGATGGAGTATGTTTTTTCAGAAGGAATACCCGCACTTGATTCCAATCATCACTACTCATGCAGTCATGCTTCTAATTAGTTCACTGTAACTTTTAAATTACTACAATGTTTTTCTAATTATTGCATTCATCAATAATTTACTGTATCATTGTCCAGTCTATAAAACCAATGGAGTAGTGAATTCACTCATCTATCTAAACAAATGTAAGTACCTATAATATATGAGTCTTGAATtgacttctaaaaaaaaaaaattcatttttaaaaagaatacttttccttatttggcttcctatattttttcttattaaaaaaagtCATATTACTTTGTAATATATTATTAGAGGGTATAATATTACTTTGTGGTAATTTGTCATATATCGTTAAcgtaaattattttgtattgtgAATAATATCGTGTTCTTGATAATTTGTGGGGAAGAAAAGTATACActaatagtaatagtaatataTCAACATTAAATCCTGCATCTATAATTTGATCATCATAATTTGTTGCATTTAGTATGTGAAGTCTAACACACGCATCAAAAAATGTATATCCTAATGGTTATGTGCGCGTCTAAGAGCTGCAAGACGAGCAGAAATGTCATCATAATCGGGTAGCCTTGGATGAGAACTCAAAGAAGTTGATCTTCCCACTGAATTTGAAGTAGTTGTTGTTGTTTCTGTTTTAGTGTCACATGAATCCGATATCGTTCTTCTTATCATGCTCTGCCCATTATCATACGGTGGCGGATTAGGCTTTATCCTCCTCATTGATCTTGGTTTTGgctttgatgaatccttttcaCTCGTTGCTACTGCTGTTGctgtgttgttattattattattattacacacCATGATGTTTTCTGCATTGTTTTTTTCTGTCACATAATAAGGTGGTGGTACAACATTAAAGGACAATGTCCTCCTCTTGTTGCTACCATCTTCATCCGAACCCTTATTATTAGAGATTTTGCTGCCATCATTACTCTTCTCAGTATCATTATTTCCTGCATCATCTTTTGCCTTTCCCTGAAACTAGTGACTTGTTCTTAGTATATATTATGTAAGATTGGTAGCAAGCAATGTAATAGTTTATAGTTGTAATTAATAAAGTGAATGTTAAGTTGCTTACTTCATGTGACACAGAAAGTGGTGGTAGTGATTGAAGTTTTTGTTCTAAAGCCTTGCTATCAAATCGTATAGAGAACTCTTCTGCTAAATCACTCAATAACTGAATCTTCATTTCCTTTGAAGGGGGATCTTGCTTCAACTTTTTAACAAACTGATCAAATTAAATGTTCAAGTGAGTGGTAGAAACTAAGACATTCTCAATGGTTGTGAACaataattaattacttccttACCTCTTTACTTAGGTATGGTTCAAGGGAAGCACCATATTTGGCTGTAAACAAAGTTCTGAGGTCGCGCAGTTCTGGCAGATCAGAAAACCTTGCTGCAGCATATATCAATGAAGGTATAGCTTCCTTGCATTCCTCAGGGCAATCTCTgttaataaataaaagcattcATTTAAGAATTTCCCTTACTTAGCTACATACTTAACAAGGATCAAAGATGTCATTGCATTTTATCCATGCATGGGTTGCCACAAAATTTTAAGTTGTCTGTCGTAGGCCTAACACAACCCTACATGGATCCAAATATATCATTGAGTCGCTATCACAGGCCTAACAACCCTCTTTATTTTTCCGGGTTTGGGATCGGCTATGTAACATAGGGCGAGTTTATTATAAGAATTTCTCCAAATGTTGCAAATAATGTAGTAGAAATTAGTAAATGAAACAGATCATACCCCTGATCATAAAGGTCTTTAGCATGATCCAAAATGCATTCTATGTATTTTTCAATTAGTTCATAGCAAGATGACATATTCTGCTCCACCAAAAGCCCCTCAACCTGTTCCATTTGCAAATATTCGAATCAAATAGGAATTAatcattaatcatgaattaataacaatgtattattatgattatgaatGATGAGAATGACTTAATTACCCTTCCATATGCATTGTAGTCAAGGTTGCTGCTAAGAAGGTCTACAATGTCCTTCTTAAGAAACTTCTCAACTGCGTTCCTCTTCTTCCGTATGGTCTCTAATCTCGTCCTTGTTAATCTCGCATAAGCTTTGCTGTTGCCAAAATATAATTAATCCAGATTAGCACCATAATCAGGGGCAAATTAAACGGTAGCAGAAAGATTAAGCACAGAACGATTGTCGAATTTGTTTACCATTTTGAATAGACTTTCTTCTtgaacatcctctcaagcattcttttttcttttgtcccCGGGAATCTAAAGAGATAACGTGATTAttgaaaaaagcaaaagaaagatcaAGTTGTAACAAGAACCAGCGTGCATGCATGCATGAAAGAAGCTCCACCAAAAATCCAGAATAAGAAAGAGAACCGAAAGccacaaagaaagaaagagagagagaaaaagaaatggCTGGCTTGGTTATAGAAAGCTAAAAATAGGTGTTTGCTTGATAACAAGAAAAATGGAAAATCAAGAAGGGAAATATAATGCAAAACGTAACAGAGAAAGAGAGGTGGAAATGGTCACTACTCAGTAGAGAGAATCTACAATAATTTcgcaaaaaaggaagaaaagaatgaATGAGAGGATGAACAAGTAAGTGCCAGGTGTATTTGAGGATCCTAAAGTTGCTGCTGAGATTCTTCATTGCTTAGATACGTGCCTCTCTTTATTCGCTTTCTAAGTCAAACACACAAATTTTTTGTGCCGCCACCTGATGAGTTGCAAGGAAACAAGTACATACGGACAAGAATTTAGTGGATAAAGttgtgaattttattttattttatttttaatttttggagtTTAATACTAGTTTATAATCACTTATGATGTACGGACACAGATATTAATACCGGACTTACAATACGGGAACGCCatgaattttaaaagtttataagacacaagaagacatgtatatatataaactataaaatataaattttttttagatgaattctaaaaatattaaaatataaattaactttttatttatttgtaatgttttatttttatttataaagtatttaaaattttttattttaataaaaataaaatatgctatttttaaattaattttaaatatatattaataataaaattggaCATACTGATACGTAATGATATTTAGGTGTGTTtaagtatatttaaaaattttttattttttattaagatacgatTGGATACAACATATATGTATATTGGACGAATGTTGATAAGTATTTAAAATGTGTTTGATACGCAGCGAAATACCCATACTTCGTAGACGAGGACAATGTGGTATATAGTCTGTTCATTTGTTAGGtatgttatttattaaaaattattggttaaaaaaataaaaattaacttaaatttcAGATAAATATTATATGAATGAATTTATCTACTTTGCTTTGTATTCCCTACCCACTTATAATATATTCTTTCAGATAGAAACGAATATAATAATTGTTTGGTTGCTGGCAGAGAAAGCTAAAAGGAAAAGAATATTCAATGACAAGACTCAAGAGTGAGGCATTTGGCATTGCCAAAGTTTCGTGTCCAATTGAGGCTGCCAAGTGTGGGGCTCATTgcatattcattcattcattcattatttgaatttgattgaattGAATGCCTCAAATAGAT contains:
- the LOC112773257 gene encoding uncharacterized protein isoform X2; protein product: MLERMFKKKVYSKCKAYARLTRTRLETIRKKRNAVEKFLKKDIVDLLSSNLDYNAYGRVEGLLVEQNMSSCYELIEKYIECILDHAKDLYDQGDCPEECKEAIPSLIYAAARFSDLPELRDLRTLFTAKYGASLEPYLSKEFVKKLKQDPPSKEMKIQLLSDLAEEFSIRFDSKALEQKLQSLPPLSVSHEGKAKDDAGNNDTEKSNDGSKISNNKGSDEDGSNKRRTLSFNVVPPPYYVTEKNNAENIMVCNNNNNNNTATAVATSEKDSSKPKPRSMRRIKPNPPPYDNGQSMIRRTISDSCDTKTETTTTTSNSVGRSTSLSSHPRLPDYDDISARLAALRRAHNH
- the LOC112772757 gene encoding uncharacterized protein codes for the protein MEMEEEHVMSEVHLGCPPGLSDPHISTFTVRLVPFPQRKEEESVACESLQFDEDGDLLLRRSSTVRIRIRHNITSSIPNVGLQVWRAELVLSDFILHKALCSSEFRGVVALELGAGTGLVGLLLSRVANTVFLTDRGTEILENCAKNVELNFGLLNYQAAIHVRELDWFNCWPPQPRIGEDPCTPSYSWTSGEIEDAENATLLVAADVIYSDDLTDAFFSTVEGLMSKGSKKVLYLALEKRYNFSLSDLDIVANGYSHFRNYFKNEDENEEGLESVSMSNFVGKLIDMSQIPQYVREYERGHEVEIWQIKYCGPKHEASVTRV
- the LOC112773257 gene encoding uncharacterized protein isoform X1, which produces MLERMFKKKVYSKCKAYARLTRTRLETIRKKRNAVEKFLKKDIVDLLSSNLDYNAYGRVEGLLVEQNMSSCYELIEKYIECILDHAKDLYDQGDCPEECKEAIPSLIYAAARFSDLPELRDLRTLFTAKYGASLEPYLSKEFVKKLKQDPPSKEMKIQLLSDLAEEFSIRFDSKALEQKLQSLPPLSVSHEFQGKAKDDAGNNDTEKSNDGSKISNNKGSDEDGSNKRRTLSFNVVPPPYYVTEKNNAENIMVCNNNNNNNTATAVATSEKDSSKPKPRSMRRIKPNPPPYDNGQSMIRRTISDSCDTKTETTTTTSNSVGRSTSLSSHPRLPDYDDISARLAALRRAHNH